One Methylocaldum marinum DNA window includes the following coding sequences:
- a CDS encoding AMP-binding protein, translating to MRNPQSTLSRRVIERPWVKSYPPGVPETIDEPGYSSLADFFERKAAHYRERPALFSMGRTLSYAELEELSRHFAAFLNRRLGLKRGERIAIMLPNIPQQPVAVWGALRAGLIVVNTNPLYTARELTHQLEDSGAAALVVLENFVPVVAAALPRLKLKAIIVSGLGDLLRFPRSYLVNWYLRLFKTGNSGMHIRAAVSFNAALQEGARHSFETHDLTLEDIAFLQYTGGTTGIAKGAMLTHRNLLANVAQCTQWLIGGLPPERALINGEETVVTALPLYHIFALTVDLLCFTELGGLNYLIANPRDLHGLVKALGKVRFSVITGVNTLFKGLLNTPGFDELDFGSLKFVIGGGMPTEETVARRWLQVTGCPITEGYGLTETSPVVAVNPPELTEFNGSVGLPIPSTECSVRDDGGNPLPAGTSGELYVRGPQVMKAYWNRPDETGSVMTPDGWLRTGDLARMDESGFFYIVDRKKDMILVSGFNVYPNEVEAVLGAHPGVLECAAIGVADDKTGETVKVFIVPKDEKLDAETIRRYCRMNLAAYKVPKYVEFRSTLPKSTVGKILRRELRKTN from the coding sequence ATGAGAAACCCTCAAAGCACACTTTCTCGACGCGTCATCGAAAGGCCCTGGGTGAAGAGTTATCCCCCGGGCGTACCGGAGACGATCGATGAACCGGGATATTCTTCTCTGGCGGACTTTTTCGAACGGAAGGCCGCCCACTATCGGGAACGGCCGGCGCTGTTCAGCATGGGGCGGACGCTTTCCTATGCCGAGCTCGAAGAATTAAGCCGGCATTTCGCCGCTTTCCTGAACCGCCGTCTCGGACTGAAACGCGGCGAGCGGATCGCCATCATGCTGCCGAACATTCCGCAGCAGCCCGTTGCCGTGTGGGGCGCGCTGCGCGCAGGGCTCATCGTGGTCAACACCAATCCTCTCTACACCGCCCGCGAATTGACGCATCAGCTCGAAGATTCAGGCGCAGCGGCCCTGGTGGTACTGGAGAATTTCGTTCCGGTCGTGGCCGCTGCCCTGCCGAGATTGAAGCTCAAGGCGATCATCGTTTCCGGACTCGGCGATCTGCTGCGGTTTCCCCGTTCATACCTCGTCAACTGGTACCTGCGCCTGTTCAAAACGGGAAATTCCGGCATGCACATCAGGGCAGCCGTTTCCTTCAACGCGGCTTTACAGGAAGGCGCGCGGCATTCTTTCGAAACGCATGATCTGACCCTGGAGGATATCGCCTTTTTGCAGTATACCGGAGGCACCACGGGCATCGCCAAAGGCGCCATGCTGACCCACCGCAATCTACTGGCGAACGTGGCGCAGTGCACGCAGTGGCTGATCGGCGGACTCCCTCCGGAAAGAGCCTTGATAAACGGCGAGGAAACCGTGGTCACCGCGCTGCCGCTCTATCACATCTTTGCGTTGACCGTGGATCTGCTCTGCTTCACCGAACTGGGGGGGCTGAACTACCTCATTGCCAATCCGCGCGATCTGCACGGCCTCGTCAAGGCCTTGGGAAAAGTACGCTTCAGTGTCATAACCGGGGTCAACACACTGTTCAAGGGCTTGCTCAACACACCCGGTTTCGACGAACTGGATTTCGGCTCCCTCAAATTCGTCATCGGCGGCGGCATGCCGACCGAGGAAACCGTGGCCAGACGCTGGCTGCAAGTGACCGGCTGTCCGATCACCGAGGGTTACGGCTTGACCGAGACCTCGCCGGTGGTTGCCGTCAATCCGCCCGAGTTGACGGAATTCAACGGCAGCGTCGGCCTCCCGATACCGTCAACCGAATGCAGCGTTCGGGACGACGGCGGGAATCCACTGCCGGCCGGAACCTCCGGCGAATTGTACGTACGCGGACCGCAGGTCATGAAAGCCTATTGGAACCGTCCGGACGAAACCGGCAGCGTCATGACACCGGACGGCTGGCTGCGTACCGGGGACCTCGCCCGTATGGACGAAAGCGGATTCTTCTATATCGTGGACCGCAAGAAAGACATGATTCTGGTCTCCGGCTTCAATGTCTATCCCAATGAAGTCGAGGCCGTTTTGGGCGCACACCCCGGCGTACTCGAATGTGCCGCGATAGGCGTGGCGGATGACAAAACCGGCGAAACCGTCAAGGTTTTTATCGTACCGAAGGACGAGAAACTCGATGCGGAGACAATTCGCCGCTATTGCCGCATGAACTTGGCGGCTTACAAAGTGCCTAAGTACGTAGAATTCCGCAGTACTCTGCCGAAGAGTACCGTCGGTAAGATTCTCCGCCGGGAACTGCGGAAAACGAATTAA
- a CDS encoding serine aminopeptidase domain-containing protein, giving the protein MEDRSNVNPDYDINTSTYDWSVRVFRQIKKLLKVRITLHGSPEIIDHGHIFLFNHFARFETFIPQYLMYEARKVYCCSVASAEFFEQEDSVLAGFLRDVGVIPNNYPRLLPWLAEQILLGRKVVIFPEGGMVKDRRVLDHRGRYSIYSRVSMDRRKHHTGAAVLAIGLEIFKMAVRRAEHQGDLKRISAWAEAIGLESRETLLTAAHQPTIVVPANITFYPIRVNEHILSSGAELLSRGLSRRAAEEILIEGNILLRNTDMDIQFGHPVIASARWHHWETWLAKWVVPRIAAIDDVFAVTRRPADARERLLAGRLRQRAQIIRNKYMREMYQAVTVNLSHLASTLIMDRARRNRIEIDRTQFFRSLYLAIKHTQVLPHVHLHRSLQNPDDYRDLLEGEHSGLHELLETAKASGLIEIHPGHYRLLPKLLQEHEFDEIRIENVIAVYANEVEPMSGIMDAVKRAVSAEKKVGDRELANLRFDDEVRSWRWDLRHQAKNTPDLGGHPITAGVTPRPFFLKARSHNGGGIILIHELLASPAELRGFGQHLADLGFHALGIRLKGHGTSPYDLKDRRWEDWLDSLRRGYDIMKSYGSRIYIVGAGVGGLLALQLASEQPERLAGIAAVSPPFKFSASGPMAPLLRSTSILIRWMARRTGRPFVERTPEYPQYAYREVPLRSLYELRRLAHEVEEHLSDVQCPVLLAQADRDPILAPESSRTIYKALGSKNKILRSIHADRHNILVEDIGGIRDIVIRFLTRDAPAG; this is encoded by the coding sequence ATGGAAGACCGCTCGAACGTAAATCCGGATTACGACATCAACACCTCCACCTATGACTGGTCGGTGCGTGTTTTCCGGCAGATCAAGAAGCTGCTCAAGGTCCGCATCACCTTGCACGGCAGCCCGGAGATCATCGATCACGGCCATATCTTTCTTTTCAACCATTTCGCCCGGTTCGAGACCTTCATTCCTCAATACCTGATGTACGAGGCCCGGAAGGTCTATTGCTGCTCGGTGGCGTCGGCCGAATTCTTCGAGCAGGAAGACAGCGTCCTGGCGGGATTCCTGCGCGACGTCGGCGTAATCCCGAACAATTACCCGCGGCTTCTGCCCTGGCTCGCCGAGCAAATCCTGCTCGGCCGCAAGGTCGTCATTTTCCCCGAAGGCGGGATGGTAAAGGACCGCCGGGTTCTCGATCACCGCGGGCGCTACAGCATTTACTCCCGGGTCAGCATGGACCGGCGCAAGCATCACACCGGAGCCGCGGTTCTGGCGATAGGCCTGGAAATCTTCAAAATGGCCGTACGCCGGGCCGAGCACCAGGGCGATCTGAAGCGCATCTCGGCCTGGGCGGAAGCCATCGGGCTGGAAAGCCGCGAGACCCTGTTGACCGCCGCCCACCAGCCTACAATAGTGGTGCCGGCGAACATTACCTTCTATCCGATCCGCGTCAACGAGCATATTTTGAGCAGCGGCGCGGAATTGCTGAGCCGGGGATTGAGCCGGCGGGCTGCGGAAGAAATTCTGATCGAGGGTAATATCCTGCTGCGCAACACCGATATGGATATCCAGTTCGGGCATCCGGTCATCGCCTCGGCACGCTGGCATCATTGGGAAACCTGGCTGGCAAAATGGGTGGTGCCGCGCATCGCCGCCATAGACGACGTTTTCGCAGTCACCCGCAGACCGGCCGATGCCAGAGAGCGCCTCCTGGCCGGACGCTTGCGCCAGCGGGCGCAGATCATACGCAATAAGTACATGCGCGAGATGTATCAGGCGGTGACGGTCAACCTCAGCCATCTCGCCTCGACGCTGATCATGGATCGTGCAAGGCGTAACCGTATCGAGATCGACCGGACCCAATTTTTCCGCAGCCTGTATCTGGCGATCAAGCATACCCAGGTCTTGCCGCATGTGCACCTTCATCGCAGTCTGCAGAATCCCGACGACTACCGGGATTTGCTGGAAGGCGAGCACAGCGGTCTTCACGAATTGCTGGAGACCGCGAAGGCCAGCGGGCTGATCGAAATCCATCCGGGCCATTATCGGTTGCTGCCCAAGCTGCTTCAGGAACACGAATTCGACGAAATTCGCATCGAAAACGTGATCGCGGTATACGCCAACGAGGTCGAACCCATGTCGGGCATTATGGATGCCGTCAAACGCGCAGTGTCGGCGGAAAAGAAAGTGGGTGACCGGGAACTGGCAAATCTTCGATTCGACGACGAGGTCAGATCCTGGCGATGGGATCTCAGGCACCAGGCCAAAAACACCCCGGACTTGGGCGGCCACCCGATAACGGCGGGCGTAACGCCCCGCCCGTTCTTTCTGAAAGCGCGATCACACAACGGCGGCGGCATCATCCTGATCCACGAGCTCCTGGCCTCGCCCGCCGAACTCCGAGGCTTCGGCCAACACCTGGCCGATCTCGGCTTTCATGCTCTCGGCATACGCCTGAAAGGCCATGGAACCTCGCCTTACGACCTCAAAGACCGGCGCTGGGAAGATTGGCTGGACTCTTTGCGACGCGGCTACGACATCATGAAATCATATGGGTCGCGGATTTACATCGTCGGCGCGGGAGTCGGCGGCTTGCTGGCGCTGCAACTGGCCAGCGAACAGCCGGAGCGACTGGCCGGAATCGCCGCGGTTTCGCCGCCCTTCAAGTTCAGCGCATCGGGACCCATGGCGCCCCTGCTTCGCAGCACGAGCATCCTGATACGCTGGATGGCCAGGCGGACCGGCCGGCCATTCGTGGAAAGAACCCCTGAATATCCGCAGTACGCCTACCGTGAAGTTCCCCTGCGCAGCCTCTACGAGCTGCGCCGCTTGGCCCACGAAGTGGAGGAGCATCTCTCGGACGTGCAATGTCCGGTGTTATTGGCTCAGGCCGATCGCGACCCGATTCTCGCCCCGGAAAGCTCACGGACGATCTATAAGGCCCTGGGCTCGAAGAACAAGATACTAAGATCCATCCATGCCGATCGCCACAATATCCTGGTGGAGGATATCGGTGGTATAAGGGACATTGTGATTCGCTTTTTGACCCGGGATGCTCCGGCAGGCTGA
- the yjgA gene encoding ribosome biogenesis factor YjgA: MTWTHDPEMLPDEHPERISKSQLKRESSALQDLGAELMSLSLEQLERLALPAELMDAVRLGQSITERGALKRQRKYIGKVLRHIDAEPIRAGLAALRNETAEAVYRLHAAERWRDRMIGEGDGAVNEFLGTYPEADRQKLRQLSREARREREAGAAPKSARLLFRYLREILE, encoded by the coding sequence ATGACGTGGACGCATGATCCCGAAATGTTGCCGGACGAACATCCGGAGCGAATCAGCAAATCGCAGCTAAAACGCGAGAGTTCGGCCTTGCAGGACCTCGGCGCGGAGCTGATGAGCCTGTCCCTTGAGCAGCTTGAGCGCCTGGCTCTGCCGGCGGAACTGATGGACGCGGTGCGGCTTGGTCAGTCCATCACCGAGCGCGGCGCTCTCAAGCGGCAGCGCAAGTACATCGGCAAAGTGCTGCGCCATATCGATGCGGAGCCGATTCGGGCAGGCCTTGCGGCCCTCAGGAATGAAACTGCGGAAGCCGTGTACCGGCTGCATGCCGCCGAACGCTGGCGCGACCGCATGATTGGCGAAGGCGACGGTGCGGTCAACGAATTTCTGGGAACGTATCCGGAGGCGGACCGGCAGAAATTGCGGCAACTGTCCCGGGAAGCCCGGCGCGAGCGCGAAGCCGGGGCCGCGCCCAAGTCCGCCCGCTTGCTGTTTCGGTATTTGCGAGAGATTCTGGAGTGA
- a CDS encoding TIGR03790 family protein produces the protein MKYPIRSVFLPVLLAVFAAFFQGAKAEESVDRLLFSRGSLGPRELAVIVNEADPSSVAIADYYQKRRGIPEENMIRVSFPAGSDNLPRAVFESVKRTVDERTPPGVQAYALAWMAPFRVDCMAITSAFAMGFDQAYCSTKCGETKPSGYFNSASRAPYTDHGIRPAMMLAGRTVQDVRKMIDRGIASDRTYPGGTGYLLNTSDKHRTVRAVTFDRTVETLGAAIRLQRVDADYISDKRDVLFYFTGLARVPDLDTLGFVPGAMADHLTSVGGRLTENAQMSSVRWLEAGATASYGTVVEPCNILSKFPYPAVAIWHYLEGETILEAYWKSVARPGEGVFIGEPLAAPFAPQVIEQGGQVTVKLFSPRSHMLSLQAAPSAIGPYRSAVKTYVLIPGYNELSFRLPDTAAFYRLAYLSGEGAKK, from the coding sequence GTGAAGTATCCGATTAGATCGGTTTTCCTGCCGGTCCTGCTCGCCGTCTTTGCTGCCTTTTTCCAGGGCGCCAAGGCCGAGGAGAGCGTCGACCGGTTGTTATTTTCGCGTGGAAGTTTGGGGCCTCGAGAGCTGGCGGTTATCGTGAACGAAGCCGACCCTTCGAGCGTCGCCATCGCCGACTACTACCAAAAGCGGCGGGGCATACCCGAGGAAAACATGATACGGGTCAGTTTTCCGGCGGGCTCCGACAACCTTCCCCGCGCCGTCTTCGAATCCGTCAAGCGGACCGTGGACGAACGGACGCCGCCTGGGGTGCAAGCCTACGCGCTCGCATGGATGGCGCCATTCAGGGTCGACTGCATGGCGATCACCTCGGCGTTCGCCATGGGTTTCGATCAAGCCTATTGTTCGACCAAGTGCGGCGAAACCAAGCCCAGCGGCTATTTCAATTCCGCCAGCCGGGCGCCGTATACCGATCATGGCATCCGGCCCGCCATGATGCTGGCCGGCCGCACGGTCCAGGATGTCCGAAAAATGATCGACCGCGGGATTGCGTCCGACCGGACCTATCCGGGCGGTACCGGTTACCTGCTGAATACCTCCGACAAGCACCGGACCGTTCGGGCCGTCACCTTCGACAGGACGGTCGAGACGCTGGGCGCGGCGATTCGGCTGCAACGTGTCGACGCCGACTACATCAGCGACAAGCGGGATGTACTATTCTACTTCACCGGCCTGGCGAGGGTGCCGGATTTGGATACCCTGGGTTTCGTGCCCGGCGCGATGGCGGATCATCTGACCTCGGTCGGCGGAAGGCTGACCGAGAATGCCCAGATGAGCAGCGTGCGCTGGCTCGAGGCCGGCGCTACGGCGAGCTACGGCACGGTGGTGGAACCCTGCAATATCTTGAGCAAGTTTCCTTATCCGGCGGTAGCGATCTGGCACTACCTGGAAGGCGAGACGATACTCGAAGCCTATTGGAAAAGCGTTGCCCGCCCCGGCGAGGGTGTTTTCATAGGCGAGCCTCTGGCTGCGCCCTTCGCGCCGCAAGTGATCGAGCAGGGAGGCCAGGTAACCGTCAAGCTGTTTTCCCCGAGATCGCACATGCTGAGTTTGCAGGCTGCACCAAGCGCTATCGGTCCTTACCGTTCGGCGGTCAAAACCTATGTCCTCATCCCCGGCTATAATGAACTGTCCTTTCGACTGCCGGATACCGCCGCGTTTTACCGATTGGCCTATCTGAGCGGCGAAGGCGCCAAAAAATAA
- a CDS encoding MraY family glycosyltransferase yields the protein MSLFLFGLLIVSVLLVSGVLTGAVRAYAARRLLDLPNARSSHHVPTPRGGGLAVVLSFMFVATSLHELEWITFELFMLVLGAVPIAAIGFWDDHGHIPAGWRLMVQMASAGWAIYWLNGLESIRFGGEIYELGWFGSVFSVFLVVWLINLFNFMDGIDGIAGTEVVSVAMSSYWLLVSQSQPIQGGVDVLLLTLAAAAGGFLCWNWPPAKIFMGDVGSAFLGFVLAALALSTAYTGMLSLTAWLILFGVFFVDATVTLLRRMFSGQRWYEAHRSHAYQHAARRWASHKRVSLSVLAINACWLLPLAFAAVRWPHWEPVFLACAYTPLTALALWLDAGKQGG from the coding sequence ATGAGTCTCTTTTTGTTCGGGCTTTTGATAGTTTCCGTGCTGCTGGTGTCCGGCGTGCTGACCGGAGCCGTGCGCGCCTACGCGGCCAGGCGGTTGCTGGACCTGCCCAATGCGCGCAGTTCCCACCATGTCCCTACGCCCCGGGGCGGCGGCTTGGCGGTCGTTCTGTCCTTCATGTTCGTTGCGACGAGTCTCCACGAGTTGGAATGGATCACGTTCGAGCTTTTCATGCTCGTGCTCGGAGCGGTTCCGATCGCAGCGATCGGCTTCTGGGACGATCACGGACACATACCCGCCGGGTGGCGTTTGATGGTGCAGATGGCTTCCGCGGGCTGGGCGATTTATTGGCTGAACGGCCTCGAGTCGATCCGCTTCGGCGGCGAAATCTACGAGCTGGGCTGGTTTGGTTCGGTTTTCTCCGTTTTTCTGGTGGTATGGCTGATAAACCTGTTCAATTTCATGGACGGAATCGACGGAATCGCAGGAACAGAGGTTGTTTCGGTCGCGATGTCCTCGTATTGGCTCCTGGTTTCTCAGTCGCAGCCGATCCAGGGCGGCGTAGACGTTTTATTGTTGACCCTGGCGGCCGCCGCAGGCGGCTTTTTATGCTGGAACTGGCCGCCCGCGAAGATCTTCATGGGGGATGTGGGCAGTGCCTTTCTGGGATTCGTTCTGGCGGCGCTGGCACTGAGTACCGCCTACACGGGCATGCTGTCCTTGACCGCCTGGCTGATCTTGTTCGGCGTATTTTTCGTGGACGCGACCGTGACGCTGCTGAGGCGTATGTTCAGCGGGCAGCGCTGGTACGAGGCGCATCGCAGCCATGCGTACCAGCACGCGGCGCGCCGTTGGGCCAGTCACAAGCGGGTCAGCCTTTCGGTTCTCGCCATCAATGCTTGCTGGTTGTTGCCCCTGGCTTTTGCAGCGGTGCGCTGGCCGCATTGGGAACCTGTCTTTCTGGCGTGCGCCTACACGCCTTTGACAGCCTTGGCGCTGTGGCTCGACGCGGGAAAACAGGGGGGTTAA
- a CDS encoding polysaccharide biosynthesis protein → MLSKIRVRTVIFIHDLFWAAIAWMGAYWLRLNLSEVPEMAWTASLRWLPVVIVVQAVLFRRFGLYRGIWRFASVPDVVRIAKASFLGTATIAVILFSVNRLEGVPRTAILLYPFLLLFLLSAPRLIYRIWKDRGAVLSAGRRALIVGAGRAGEMLVRDLRRASEFAPIAFVDDDPKKKGSEIHGVRVRGRCEQIPRLVEKLGVEIVLIAVPSATDKEMRRIVEICEGAGVPFQTLPSMSEILSGQASGDLRDVSIEDLLGRAPIKLDRKGIQAHLGGKRVLVTGGGGSIGSELCKQIARFSVAELIVFERSEFNLYQIERALKRSFPGLRLSAILGDVTDQADVEQAISRFRPEIIFHAAAYKHVPLLEYQVRQAVRNNVLGTYTVAEAAIAAEVDEFVLISTDKAVAPENVMGATKRAAEVLVQSMNGIAGTRFINVRFGNVLDSAGSVVPLFREQIRAGGPVTVTHPDVTRYFMTIPEACQLIMQAATIGRGGEVFVLDMGDPVKISYLAEQMIRLSGKRPGQDVRIEYIGLRPGEKINEELFNEHESPTPTQHSKLLLAHPLTVDPRMARKAVIELAEACRSFDESAILHKLKLLVPEYAQQAAVDECEEKDRSIIQRSLVL, encoded by the coding sequence ATGCTTTCGAAAATTCGCGTGCGCACGGTCATCTTCATCCATGATTTGTTCTGGGCGGCAATCGCCTGGATGGGCGCTTATTGGCTGCGGCTCAATTTGTCCGAGGTGCCCGAGATGGCGTGGACGGCTTCACTGCGGTGGCTGCCGGTGGTCATCGTCGTCCAGGCTGTGCTCTTCCGTCGCTTCGGGCTGTATCGCGGTATCTGGCGTTTCGCGTCCGTTCCCGATGTGGTCCGTATCGCAAAAGCGTCCTTCCTCGGGACTGCGACCATCGCCGTCATCCTGTTTTCCGTGAATCGGCTGGAAGGCGTGCCGCGCACTGCCATTCTGCTCTACCCATTCCTTTTGCTGTTTCTGTTATCCGCGCCCCGGCTGATCTACCGTATCTGGAAAGATCGCGGTGCCGTGCTCTCGGCGGGCAGGCGGGCTCTGATCGTCGGCGCGGGCCGGGCCGGGGAAATGCTGGTGAGAGATCTGCGCCGCGCTTCCGAGTTCGCACCGATCGCTTTCGTGGACGACGATCCAAAGAAGAAAGGCAGCGAGATCCATGGCGTGAGGGTGAGAGGGCGTTGCGAACAGATTCCCCGGCTGGTCGAGAAACTAGGGGTCGAGATCGTTTTGATCGCGGTGCCGTCGGCCACGGATAAGGAGATGCGGCGCATCGTCGAAATTTGCGAGGGAGCCGGTGTCCCGTTTCAGACCTTGCCGTCGATGTCCGAAATCTTGTCGGGACAAGCATCCGGAGACCTGCGCGACGTTTCGATCGAAGATTTGCTCGGCCGTGCGCCGATCAAGCTCGACCGCAAGGGCATTCAGGCCCATCTCGGGGGCAAGCGGGTACTGGTCACGGGCGGTGGCGGTTCCATCGGTTCGGAACTGTGCAAGCAAATCGCACGGTTTTCGGTTGCCGAGCTGATCGTGTTCGAGCGCTCCGAATTCAATCTGTACCAGATCGAGCGGGCGCTCAAGCGAAGCTTCCCGGGGCTGCGCCTGTCCGCCATACTCGGCGATGTCACCGACCAGGCGGATGTCGAGCAAGCGATCTCGCGATTCCGGCCGGAGATCATCTTTCACGCCGCAGCGTACAAGCATGTCCCGTTGCTGGAATACCAGGTCCGCCAGGCGGTTCGGAACAACGTCCTGGGCACCTACACGGTAGCGGAAGCGGCGATCGCGGCCGAAGTCGACGAATTCGTGCTGATTTCCACCGACAAGGCGGTGGCCCCCGAAAACGTCATGGGAGCGACCAAACGGGCGGCGGAAGTCTTGGTGCAGAGCATGAACGGCATTGCCGGGACTCGTTTCATCAACGTGCGTTTCGGGAACGTGCTGGATTCCGCGGGCAGCGTGGTGCCTTTGTTTCGCGAGCAAATCAGGGCCGGCGGGCCGGTCACCGTGACTCATCCCGATGTCACCCGCTATTTCATGACGATACCCGAGGCCTGCCAATTGATCATGCAGGCCGCGACCATCGGCAGGGGCGGAGAAGTCTTCGTGCTGGACATGGGCGACCCGGTCAAGATCAGCTACCTGGCCGAACAGATGATCCGTTTGAGCGGCAAACGTCCCGGCCAGGATGTCCGGATCGAATATATCGGTCTCCGGCCCGGGGAAAAAATCAACGAGGAGCTGTTCAACGAACACGAAAGTCCGACACCCACCCAGCACAGCAAGCTCTTGTTGGCGCATCCCCTGACCGTCGATCCCCGGATGGCGAGGAAAGCCGTGATCGAACTGGCGGAGGCGTGCCGGTCTTTCGACGAGTCAGCAATCCTGCATAAGCTCAAGTTGCTGGTACCGGAATATGCGCAGCAGGCCGCCGTCGACGAATGCGAAGAAAAAGATCGGTCTATCATTCAAAGATCACTTGTTTTATAA
- the rplM gene encoding 50S ribosomal protein L13 codes for MKTFSAKPAEVKRDWYVIDAEGKTLGRLSTEIARRLRGKHKAEYTPHVDTGDYIIVVNAEKVRVTGNKEQDKIYYKHTGYIGNMKSVSLGKLRGTHPERIIQTAVKGMLPRNPLGRAMFSKLKVYAGPTHNHQAQQPKLLEI; via the coding sequence ATGAAGACCTTTAGCGCAAAGCCGGCGGAAGTAAAACGCGACTGGTACGTCATCGATGCGGAAGGAAAGACGCTGGGTCGCCTTTCGACGGAGATCGCGCGTCGTCTGCGCGGCAAACACAAAGCCGAATACACGCCTCATGTCGATACCGGCGACTACATCATCGTCGTCAACGCGGAAAAAGTGCGTGTCACCGGCAACAAAGAACAAGACAAGATCTATTACAAGCACACCGGTTACATCGGCAACATGAAATCCGTGTCCCTGGGCAAGTTGCGCGGGACCCATCCGGAACGTATCATCCAGACCGCCGTAAAAGGCATGTTGCCCCGCAATCCCCTGGGCCGCGCCATGTTCAGCAAACTGAAGGTCTACGCCGGGCCCACGCACAATCACCAGGCTCAACAGCCCAAATTGTTGGAAATCTAA
- the rpsI gene encoding 30S ribosomal protein S9, which produces MAQAQYYGTGRRKSAVARVYAKSGTGRIVVNDKQLEEYFGRKTDQMVVRQPLELVALMEKMDVFVKVAGGGPTGQAGAIRHGLTRALMSFDETLRQPLRRAGYVTRDAREVERKKVGLHKARRRPQYSKR; this is translated from the coding sequence ATGGCACAAGCGCAGTATTACGGAACAGGTCGCCGCAAAAGCGCGGTCGCACGCGTCTACGCAAAATCCGGAACCGGTCGTATTGTCGTTAACGACAAACAACTGGAAGAGTACTTCGGCAGAAAGACCGACCAGATGGTCGTGCGCCAGCCGCTCGAACTCGTCGCTCTGATGGAGAAAATGGACGTGTTCGTCAAGGTCGCAGGCGGCGGTCCCACCGGCCAGGCAGGCGCCATCCGCCATGGCTTGACCCGCGCGCTCATGAGCTTCGACGAAACCCTGCGCCAGCCGTTGCGCAGAGCCGGCTACGTCACCCGCGACGCACGCGAAGTCGAACGTAAGAAAGTCGGCCTGCACAAAGCAAGGCGCCGTCCGCAGTACTCCAAGCGTTAA